The following DNA comes from Octopus sinensis linkage group LG5, ASM634580v1, whole genome shotgun sequence.
AGAGAACAACATACCATTTCATACAAAActcaacacacatacaaagcagTCGCCAATTTAGGCAACTATTAAACCTGTATACTACTCTTGGGTGGTACTTAATTAGTTTGGGTGGTACTTAATTAGTCTTTGTTGTACTGTAGCCATTTTAAtgctgtgtgcgtgcatgcatatgtgtgcatgtctgtatgtatctgtgaattatagacatatgcatttgtttatgaatatggtttgtgtatgtattttgtgacATTTTACTTTATCTTTTCTGCACATTTGCAtttggaatgtatatataaatatgtccttTTTTACTGTTTGACTCTACggatatgcttatatgtatctaagtgcatgtctatgtatgagtgtttatattTCTCCTGTTActcttctgtgtacatgtgtgtatcagtgtatgtatttgtgcatatgcgTGAGTGTAGAAGACAGTTGTATGTGGATTTGTGGGATTAGGttggtgaatgtatatatatatatatatcttttgtctgcatgtgtacctaattcaaagtttgaaataaaattaatatttgtacCAGGTGCATTATTACACTCATGTCATATATTGTGTAAGCATTTCATAAAATGTTCATAGTGCACATGGCATAAtagacactctctctcacacacacaccacacacacacacacatgtgtgtaatgtgagtgtatgtgcatatatatatatctgtgtgttcatatatgagtacgcatgtgtgtgtgtgtgtgtgtgtgtgtgtgtgtgtttgtgtccatttGTTGTATTATCTCTTTTCTTCCAAAAAGTCCATTTGCCTTACAAACAAAGACATTGGAACAAAGAATGGCCAGTTAGTTTTCCCATGGGCTATTTTGTataactcaaataataataataataataatataataataataataataataataacaataataataataattataataataatagcagcaacagcaatattaatgagggtgatgatgatggtggtggtaataaataaataaatcaatagataaataaGTGTATCATTTTAGTGTAactttaaaatgcaaaattatatctATTAATTTCCATCCGTTCCTCTGTAAATTGCTTGATGTTTTTGAGTATATTATTaatgcaaaaattaaaattatgcatatattacaAGCAGCATTTATCTAGTTTTGTTTGTTCATGTGTGTAGAGTGTTGGTGgggcatgcgtatatgtatgttcagccctgtctctttttctttctcaaattttgtcttcccttctttctatTTCATTGTATCCCATTTATATAAAATCTTACTTAAATTTTCTTAGGACtttagtgttgttgttcttgtttgagTGAACATGTCTggatgtttgcatgcatgtgtgtgtaatgtgtactTCCATCTCTTCATCATCTCTTTCTATTTCTACTgctccattctttctttcattctcagtTCTGTCTCTTTCATTATAATATATCTTGTTCCAGTATTGTTGAGTCGTTTGCATGGACATTGATACTTGTGtgagcacgtgtgtatgtgtgtgtgtgtgtgtgtgtgtgtatgtttccttctctcaatttctttctctaCACCCAATTTCTCACCCACCTCTTCCctccttatgtttatatatattgtttcgatgctgttgttgttgttcaagttTACTCATTTGTATGCACCACAGTAAAAATCAACTCCATTGATGACATAGATTAAGGAATCACAATTCCACATATCGTTTCATTCCTTCTATATGCTTAATCCAAATATGGTAGgattgcatatatgtaatatagtgacTTAAATATCCATCAATGAACTGTAATTATTCATAAAATTAGTTGACAAAAATTCTTTCTAAGGGtattttaaatctaaaaataacaagcaagggagataactctagtAAGACTGGCTAATTGAAATTTTTGCTAAGTATGGGCAATGTGTATGGAGTGGATCTTGTCTCTAAAGCTAACCAGTAAAAGCATTTCAATCTTATTAGATCTCCACAGGGAAGCATAATGTTCCAGTTTGTGAGATTAaggcagatatatatgtaaagaaatggCAGAGTGTAGTGATGCTGATATTTAGTAGTTTTCTATTAATGCCTAGATGTATCCATACACTCATTCATTTAATTTAACTAtctactatatttttatattcttcctcTGATAGGTCTTTTGGtttcttttcatgtttgtttCTATCTTACATGTATTTGTTGAATATTATTGTTCCCTTAATTTGTTTGTTccatttgaaaaatttttattttgtctatAGCTTTTATTTTTACAACCACCTCCACAATCATCATGCTCATTGTCAtcttatattatttgtttatgaAAAGGTTTGCTTCTCCTCAAGGATaacttttcatttctttgtaaACATTCAGAtttcatatcttcatttattattctattcATTGTAAACTATTaaacacagtacacacacacacacaaacacacagtatttatatatgtttgtatatgtgtatgtatatatgtttatatatagaaatgtacttatgtgtatatttatgtattagttatatatatatatatatatatatatatgtgtgtgtgtgtgtgtgtgtgtgtgtgtgtatgtgtaagtagtagtagttgtgaatATAAGAGGGAAAGTTAcctttaattaaatttgatttgttATGTAAAATATCACTGCCCACTTATGTCAGTATGGTTGTATAATTGTACTTAGTGATTTGACAGGGAAATCATATTGATTTTATAATCTACCTATTTGTGTTAAGATCACACAGGCCTGCCTTGCAGTTATAGTACAGTAGTTGTATTTCAAGGCAACATACAAGATATAAGGCAGCAATTAACTGCCTAAATGTCTCACTAAACAGTACATCTTGTCATAATCAGCTGCCAGTTAATGCAAGCAGGCATGGAATATtgtgttttattatcattattgttgttgtcattaaaaTGActtgtgtgtagtagtagtagtagcagcagcagcagcagcagcagtagtagtagtagtagtagtagtagtagtagtagtagtagtagtagtagtagtagtagtagaagatcttttttaattatatatcttcatattctgCCCTATTCAATTTTGCTTTAGACTCcaccagggtcaataaattatgtaccagtaaaGTACTAAAGGTGATTAAATTGACATCCCTTCTTGGAATTTTGTGGTCATATGATTGCGTTAGAAACTATCATGAAGTGCTACCCTCCACTGAATTTGCTTAAAGTTTGGTGAGAGGGGTGATAACAGACTGCATGAATGGATTCTCAGTATATGCCTGTGGGCTGAAGAAAACAGCTTGGACATAGCACATACTCTTGACAAAGAGGGCAAAattggatctttttttttttgctctagaccaggggtgggcaaactacggcccgccataggttttcatgcaGCCTGCCaagagcttttatgaatcccaacttctatgcagatacttcgtaactgtttcagttgtacagtaattcacaatattttcacttgatttttataaatgaggcccgccaaggttccaaagatGCACTGTGtggcccgcgatcaaaaaagtttgcccgagtaccagttgagtactggggtcagcaTGATTGGCTAGCCCCTTCCATCAAACATtttaggctttgtacctatagtagtaAGGATTCTTAAGGTATGGAATGAGTGTTGATTAAATATCTTTAGTTTAGTTTCTCTTtaatttcagttcaaattctgcaatttGTTGCCATGTAAGGGGAAGTTGTATGAAATCTTGTGTATTGCACATAGGAATGTGCCTATGTGCAGTATTCAAAACAACCTGTTTTGAATATTATTGTGTTTTGTAGTGATTTATGAACAAATTGTAGAtcaacaggtaggtagatagatagagagagagaaagagagagagagatacatacagacagatagatagagagtgtgtgtgtgtatctgtaataGATAGACCAGGACAGTCTcaaatttttgttaaaaattacttaaaattattatttctgtttgtcATAATTTACAAATCTGAACTATCCTATAAAAATTTTGTCTCTCTTATCAAAGTTAGAGAAactaaaatatactttttttattttcttgtatgtTTCAGAACCATGCCCAGTGCCTAGTATCAAAAGGAAAGTTATCAGAATGATGGACATAGAGTCTCCCACTTATATGCGAAACCCTACACCCCTCCAAAGCCAACAAACACCTAGAACAATGGTTATAGAAGCACAGTCTCCTACTCTTCCAACCCGACCTTTGACCATAGAGCCTCCCCGAACCCTCTCTATGGATTCTCCCAATAGTAGACAGCTGACAGTTGATCCACCACTTACTCCACAATCTCTAACTCCTTCTGCACGGCCAGTCACTCTTGAATCTCAGACACAGCCGATTCTCATGAGACCAATGCCACTAGCACAAACACCATCACCCCCTGCCCCCACCGGATCTCCTGTTGTAGAGCCCCTCAATCTACATGACCCCAGACCCATCACTCCAGAAGCATCACCTCCAGATAATTCATCTAGTCAATGTGTACCTGATGACATAACTATGGATTCTCCACTTGATTTGCCccagcaactgcagcagcaatCACTATTAGGTGAGAACAATGGCCATAATGGAAGTTTAACCACACCACCTGTACTTGAAATGCCATCTTCAGATGTACTTTCTGATCACCACCCCATAGAGAATGGTTCGTCTTCATTGTCTGTTCCAAGTCCAATCTCTGCTGAAGATGACATTGAAATGAAGAACAGTCCCAGCGCTCTTGGCCAATCCTCTGATAAACATAAATCTCGACGAAAGCGATCTTTGGAGGACATCATTAGTAAGATTAGAGACAGTAGTTACACTGGTAAAGAGAATGAAGACATTTTGCACCATGTCAAAGAAGGGCGCTTTTTCCTTGATGAAGGAGATGACCTGATGCAGCATATCAAGGAAAACAGTAGCCTGTGCAGTGAAGAAAGCGAAGAAGAACATGTAAGCGATTCATTAACGTCTGACAAAAAAATTGTTGAGGAAGAAGACAACAAATCACTGGCTGATGACAGCAGACAGATGATTCCTATGTCCACATCTTTCCCAGAGAAGAAAGACCTTGACCTACATGCCCCATTGAACATTCCAGAACAcaaaaaattcactcacaatgcactTGATCTCTTGGCTTCCAACAGTGGTGATACTGCTTTTCCACACCCTGCTTTGATGACTTCCAAGTTGAATGGGTGGCTTCACTCCCCTTTCAATGGTCTTGGTCCACTTCCTTTCCCAACCCATCCCGTAGACCATACCTTGGCAGCTCGATACCTCCCAGTCTTTGCTAACAAATTCACTAGTCCGCCTGAAGGAGGAGAAAAGGACTATCTTAAATGTCAGTATTGTGAAAGAACATTCCGTCGACAAAAAAACTTGGAGAACCACGTTGAAAACACGCATCATGGAAAGGGACCGAACAACAAGCGTAAATCTGGAGACTCTGTGCAAGGGGATATGTACTTTAAATGCACACATTGTCCTTACACAACCAAACATCAGAGCAACCTTTATGTCCATCTGCGGATTCACACGGGTAggtttttctttcttatcttatatttatctaatttccatacattttaaatttaatttagttgatatattttgtttttatgatttctttttaaaatgcactttctgtgtttgtttactatATGTGTACATTCACTTGTCTTTGCACCATATTCATATTGCTATTAATGGAAgaattctcttttgttgaagtaaaaaaaaaaataaataaaggtagtgttttgaaactgattatcatcatgattgtcatcttcctcgtcattgtcgtcatcctcatcatcaatattattattattattattattattattattattattattattactgtcatcctcataatccttatcatcatcaacaacagtagCATAGTTAACCTTACCAAATTGATAGAATAGGGCCTAATTCTCAGCAACCTGATCCCGCAGACTGGTTCTAATTTCTTGTCAAAAACAGTTCTCTTatgagaaataaaatcaaatcaacaTAATCTCAGTCTACCCTTTATTTCAGTTGGggtacaagtaaaaaaaaagaaacaatcttatcattactattattatttagaaaGGTGAAAAGGCCTGACGGAAGAAGAATAAGATTACTAGCTTTGTGAGTAGGAAAACATATCTTCCTGCAGTAAATTtattatattgaaataataaaagcacccactacactcacggagtggttggcgttaggaagggcattcagctgtagaaacactgccagatcagactgggcctggtgcagcctcctggcttcccagaccccggtcaaatcaTCCAAATCATCcatgtgctagcatggaaaaccgaCGTTAAATGAAATCTTTAGGCCTGCTATATACTTTTGCACTTGGTGGTAAACTTCCAATTATGAATAAAACATAAGCTCTCAAGTTTTTCACTGAACAGGAATCATCTGCTTAGTTTTGATTCTTACTGGCAATGATTTTGCTCACCACACTAATTCCATTGGACAGTGTTTAAATGTAACAAATTTCCCATATATTCTTTGATAATAGAGAGGATGTGCCCTATGCTTTATTGAGAAAGTATCATTAGAACTATATTTTTTAAAGGCGTGTATGTTACACAAGTTTTTTTCCTCTCCATCTGTTGGAACAAATTATTTGGTAGAATAGTAGACTACCAGCTTGTTGATCTGGAGTTTATTTCTTATAGTGTTTACTGGACAGTACATGTAATTCTACGGTTCCTCACTTTATATAGCCATTGAAAACAGATATCTAGGGACATGTGAGAGAGAGGTCTCTTATTTTCAGAGATAAGCTTCCTGCCTTGAAAGCAAGTAGCAGTCCTTAATGAATTAACCATATCCCACAAAGCATTAATTTTCATATTGAATAGATTTGAAGTGTTATGCTCATGTAAGAAACCATGATTGATCAACTCAGAGGAAACCATATCTGAAGTTTGCTACCTCTCTGTTCAGTTTTCTTTTCATCCAAGCCTCATCTTTGTTTGGTAAGGTAACAATCTGAATTATAGTCATGTTTgatttgccattcattcttctgaaggtgataaaataaataccaatcaggCAATGTATTCAGTCAAAGAAACCACTCTCCTTCAAAAATATGTTGTTTCTGAaaggaccctatggaggaagtACCTGAGGGCTTTGTCCCCATGACCTGCCCAAGAACAGTGGGCagagaaaatgaatgaattataattattatgttaGTATTTTAAGGTGATAAGTTGGCAGGATCACAAGAGCTTAAGAAAAATTACCGTGTGCTATTAACTCTTACCTTTTACATTGTTAGTTCAAATTCCCCAAGGAtcagccttgcctttcatccatcgaGGGTCAGTAAAATCAAGTACTGGTGCAACTACTAAGATCAATGGAATTTACTCGCTTTccactcaaaattgttggccttatacctaaataacaaaccaccaccatcttcatcatcataattagcATCATTGTTGTGATATTAGAAGCTTCAGTCACAAAAAGATATTACTAGACATtaattaagtaaaaataatagtCACTGTTTCGAAATATCCCTAGTTCTTAATACAATGAAATTATACAAAGAGTAATTTAAATTATTGCTTTTATGCCATTTCATAGATAAACTCTTTTAAAACACtccttatatgtatgttggtgaaTTGAATGCTGTGTTATGTGTATTCATATTGTGTACTCCAACTTTCAGAAATCAAGCTAATGCATATGTTTGAAAGGTGTTtcaaacatagaatatatattgtatatgttgaTGGTGTAATTTTGGGGTATattattcttcatttttctttttgacatCTTTAATCTAGTCATATAATTAACCATTTTAATaactaatataaaatgaaaacatttatctatcattgtttaacaatatttttcaagttttattttagGATTTTACTAACTGTGTATTCATGTAAATCTAAGTAGTTCattttttttgatattattatttttgtcttccTTTTTGTAATAAAGAGCACTGTATAATACAGATTGTTTACAAGTATCTTATAATTTAACGAATTTAATGCATAAATCATACTTTAGGATTGTcttataactttaaaaatgtttcataATTCAAGTTCTCACCTCACTCATGTCAGTTTGCCTGATATTACAGAGATAGCCATCATCAGCATATGATCAGAAACATTGATATAGTCAGTGCACTCAGCTACTCTTCTGGTCACACTGTCAATAGTAGATCATCAACACAGCATTGCAAACTCATGAAATACCTGTGTTACAGAGATACAACTGCCTGATACTTCCAAAGTTTACACTGTGCTATCTCTTTTCATTTGGAAtgttgtgttttgttcttgaacaCAATATTGTGACATTATGATGCTttattctaaataatttaaaacaggTCTATTTTGGcttgagttttttctttttttttttttctgtttctgtctactcaAGAAAAAAGTTATTTAGTATAAAGAACATATTGGTTGTGTGAATGAGATGTGAGACCAGTGACCACATTATATAATGCTATATGATTTTTGCAAGGCATGTAACACTTCTTATCTTAGCATTAGCTAAGGGCAGCAGTTACttattccatcatatatatactcagtatacaaatattcaaatctgtaaaaaaagaataataaataaataaataaactatcccgtctatgtattagcaaaaaatataagaatttcaGCAGCTGTGCTCACTATTCAAAACTGATTTGGATCAATGTCATTTTATATATCggtcattttaaaaaaaatattcactttctctcatagatacacacagacttGTATGTAAATAAAATTGTGCAGTATAAGTTGTCCATAGACTAATCTAATTTTTTTACCCTCTTTGCTTCCCTTAGGTCATTCCTGAAATCTTAATTGTTACCACACACAAGCtaataaaaaaagtaagaaagaatagaaaacatTTGTCAGTTTTATAGGGCCCTTCCTGATCATACTTTTCTCAAATGTCAGCTGCATATTTCTACAGAGTATTGTTTTTACAACAAGGGTATGATTGAACCATTGAGTGTTAAATCTCTTTGTAGCAATGCTGCAACCAACCAAATTATTGACAGATTATGAAATGTCAATTCTATTCGTTCATTAGTTTTATATTCATATGAATTCCTACTAATATGACCAGTTATgtcatttaatatactttgttatgttttttagttaatatttaaaataataagtagtTTGGAAGGACTCAGTAAAATAACTAACCATACCGTTGTTAAGATGTTTAGTAATTATCTTAACAGAAAATTTTTACATAATGATATTctggaatgttttaatttaaatatgaatacttAGAAATAAGATGTAGTCTCATGAGGATTGTTCATCAAAGAGGTAAACAAATCTTGAATTTCTAATGATTCATTATAAGTTAAAgtattttcaataaaatcatgtatgcatatattatatatatattatatatatatatatatatatatattatatatatatatatatatatatatatatataatatatatatttgtgtgtgtatatgtgtatatatatatatataatatatatatatatatatataatatatatatatatacatacatgtatacagacatatatatgaatatctggaTGTAGGCATAGCTGAGTAGTTATGGTCATTTTTCAGTCATGAATGCCCATGTTTGATTACACCACATGGTATCTCAGGCCAGTGTTTTTTTCCCCCACATCCTCTGGTTGATCCATTGACTTGTAAGTGTAATAGTGCTGAGAGAAGAACTATGTGGATGGACTGTACACTTAATCCAAAGAGCAACATTAATTACACACTGAGTGGTGATTTAACATGAGGATTACATTAAAGATAGAAGTGCCTGTGAAATACTCACCGACTTATACTATAATTTCATGAATAGCTAGTTCATTTGATTAAATGATGAGAGTATTCATCATCATAACTGGTGGAGATCTATTTACTTTTGactctgtgtgcatatgtgcacctatgcatatatgcatatatgcatatatgcatatatatatatatagtattgtgtgtgtgtatgtatatatatatatatatatatatatatagtattgtgtgagtgtatgtatatatatatatagatagatagatagaatagatagatagatagatagatagatagatagatagatagatagatagatagatagatagatagatagatagatagatagatagatagataggtaggtagatagatagacagatataaatttAAGATGCATTGTATACATTTTAGTTTCTAATATAATCTTATCTTCATATATCTACAATAAACTTGccaaaattaaaatttagttATTATAAACTTAAATATTGAATTCACTTACAAACACttttttggctaattttcatTATCTCTCAAATATTACTTAACTTATGccttaatgatgattataattatacatgcgtttgtgtatgtgtgtgatgtgtgtgtatgcatgtgcatatgtatgtgtgtatctgtgtttgtgtgtatgtatatgtatgtgtgtgtgcatgtgaaaaatacatgtttctatatgtatacataaaatttaaattatagtttaaagaaccttatgaaaaattGTGAAATAGAAACTACAAGTAtcattttacattagattatataGCCTTGTAACGACTTCCGATTATTCAAACTTGCCTTGTCTTAGTATCTCATTACAATGATGAGTCATCAGGAATTAATCTGCTGAGTGGTGGCAATTAGATTTTGGCACATCTTCACAAATATTCATTAACTATTACATCCACTTACTTGTACAATTTGTTGAGACATATGAGTATGGTTTATAGtttgtttctttactttgttCATATTCATGATATTAAGGgagtgtgagagaaaaagagaggagagagagagagagagagcaaggtacacacagaaacaaatatacaaagatacagatactcacatatatagatatttttttatcttataatggtttcagtcattgcactgtggccacgctggggtacTTACTACCTTACAAAGTTTTGACTAACTCCAGTACATTTTCTGTCAAGTATTTGCTTTATCATCACAGTTTGAGACACAAAGTTATGTGACATTAAGTAATacaaataaacacgcacacaaacacacacacacacacacacacacacacacacacacacacacaacatagataTTCACTCATGCAAGTactcacacaaaacatacacatgctTTCAGAGAACTTCCGTATAGTTTATGTCTAGTAAATTCTACTTGCCAGATATTGGTCAACTtaaggctaaagcagaagacatgtTCATGGTATGATGCTgcaggattgaacctagaacaatAGGGTTCCAAAATGAACTTCTAACCACACGATCATGCTTATTCCTATGTCATTCTTACCATCTTTGTTACtggtttagcatctgttttcccaAACAGTATAGGTTGATCAGGTTTacagtatctgtttctttattgcccacaagggactaaacatagaggggacaaacaaggacagacaaacggattaagtcaattacatcgaccccagtgcgtaactggtacttaatttatcgaccccgaaaggatgaaaggcaaagtcgacctcggcggaatttgaactcagaatgcaacgacagacacaataccgctaagcatttcgcccggtgtgctaacgattctgccagctcaccgccaggTTTACAGTATCACAGATTTCTACTCCTCTTGTTAATGCAGTAAATTTTTGATCTGTAAAATCGAGCAATATGTAATCCCATTACCATCTCTGATGTTATCTTACAATACGTTTTCACTTTGCAACAATCATCTATTTATGTCAGATGTTTGTACAAGTATAGCACTGCTGTGTCCAGTACATGCATCGATTATGGCCCTACTCAGCTCAAACTCATTTTCCTTTCAAGCAAGCTGGTTTTGCTTGTCTTTCCAAATAAAAAAGTTCCTG
Coding sequences within:
- the LOC115212047 gene encoding myoneurin-like isoform X2, with product MLAWAKYRLNFEPCPVPSIKRKVIRMMDIESPTYMRNPTPLQSQQTPRTMVIEAQSPTLPTRPLTIEPPRTLSMDSPNSRQLTVDPPLTPQSLTPSARPVTLESQTQPILMRPMPLAQTPSPPAPTGSPVVEPLNLHDPRPITPEASPPDNSSSQCVPDDITMDSPLDLPQQLQQQSLLGENNGHNGSLTTPPVLEMPSSDVLSDHHPIENGSSSLSVPSPISAEDDIEMKNSPSALGQSSDKHKSRRKRSLEDIISKIRDSSYTGKENEDILHHVKEGRFFLDEGDDLMQHIKENSSLCSEESEEEHVSDSLTSDKKIVEEEDNKSLADDSRQMIPMSTSFPEKKDLDLHAPLNIPEHKKFTHNALDLLASNSGDTAFPHPALMTSKLNGWLHSPFNGLGPLPFPTHPVDHTLAARYLPVFANKFTSPPEGGEKDYLKCQYCERTFRRQKNLENHVENTHHGKGPNNKRKSGDSVQGDMYFKCTHCPYTTKHQSNLYVHLRIHTGERPYICGACGVQYSQSHSLKSHITNKHEGRMGYYIKEKRHRAHRGIGYMTASVPGTDMPLFKIPPTSAVLNASLTAGLDLSSKFSEPLKASFLDNTLNQLKSSPQQHSILNGHSSPHCADLLQNHCPPGPGFPPAHHHGPLQYQASRGTVKMEPLDNGSNQAMDLSIRSSRIGHGHANGHNQQCSDVNGLDDCKHAEKLKTLRGNVVRMLAILVPNLDFEEKGISAEGDSVDELLQDVIESNSPEEELPE
- the LOC115212047 gene encoding zinc finger protein 777-like isoform X1, producing MLAWAKYRLNFEPCPVPSIKRKVIRMMDIESPTYMRNPTPLQSQQTPRTMVIEAQSPTLPTRPLTIEPPRTLSMDSPNSRQLTVDPPLTPQSLTPSARPVTLESQTQPILMRPMPLAQTPSPPAPTGSPVVEPLNLHDPRPITPEASPPDNSSSQCVPDDITMDSPLDLPQQLQQQSLLGENNGHNGSLTTPPVLEMPSSDVLSDHHPIENGSSSLSVPSPISAEDDIEMKNSPSALGQSSDKHKSRRKRSLEDIISKIRDSSYTGKENEDILHHVKEGRFFLDEGDDLMQHIKENSSLCSEESEEEHVSDSLTSDKKIVEEEDNKSLADDSRQMIPMSTSFPEKKDLDLHAPLNIPEHKKFTHNALDLLASNSGDTAFPHPALMTSKLNGWLHSPFNGLGPLPFPTHPVDHTLAARYLPVFANKFTSPPEGGEKDYLKCQYCERTFRRQKNLENHVENTHHGKGPNNKRKSGDSVQGDMYFKCTHCPYTTKHQSNLYVHLRIHTGKLQASLLTKNLARLSCERPYICGACGVQYSQSHSLKSHITNKHEGRMGYYIKEKRHRAHRGIGYMTASVPGTDMPLFKIPPTSAVLNASLTAGLDLSSKFSEPLKASFLDNTLNQLKSSPQQHSILNGHSSPHCADLLQNHCPPGPGFPPAHHHGPLQYQASRGTVKMEPLDNGSNQAMDLSIRSSRIGHGHANGHNQQCSDVNGLDDCKHAEKLKTLRGNVVRMLAILVPNLDFEEKGISAEGDSVDELLQDVIESNSPEEELPE
- the LOC115212047 gene encoding zinc finger protein 777-like isoform X3; amino-acid sequence: MMDIESPTYMRNPTPLQSQQTPRTMVIEAQSPTLPTRPLTIEPPRTLSMDSPNSRQLTVDPPLTPQSLTPSARPVTLESQTQPILMRPMPLAQTPSPPAPTGSPVVEPLNLHDPRPITPEASPPDNSSSQCVPDDITMDSPLDLPQQLQQQSLLGENNGHNGSLTTPPVLEMPSSDVLSDHHPIENGSSSLSVPSPISAEDDIEMKNSPSALGQSSDKHKSRRKRSLEDIISKIRDSSYTGKENEDILHHVKEGRFFLDEGDDLMQHIKENSSLCSEESEEEHVSDSLTSDKKIVEEEDNKSLADDSRQMIPMSTSFPEKKDLDLHAPLNIPEHKKFTHNALDLLASNSGDTAFPHPALMTSKLNGWLHSPFNGLGPLPFPTHPVDHTLAARYLPVFANKFTSPPEGGEKDYLKCQYCERTFRRQKNLENHVENTHHGKGPNNKRKSGDSVQGDMYFKCTHCPYTTKHQSNLYVHLRIHTGKLQASLLTKNLARLSCERPYICGACGVQYSQSHSLKSHITNKHEGRMGYYIKEKRHRAHRGIGYMTASVPGTDMPLFKIPPTSAVLNASLTAGLDLSSKFSEPLKASFLDNTLNQLKSSPQQHSILNGHSSPHCADLLQNHCPPGPGFPPAHHHGPLQYQASRGTVKMEPLDNGSNQAMDLSIRSSRIGHGHANGHNQQCSDVNGLDDCKHAEKLKTLRGNVVRMLAILVPNLDFEEKGISAEGDSVDELLQDVIESNSPEEELPE